One genomic window of Streptomonospora nanhaiensis includes the following:
- a CDS encoding tyrosine-type recombinase/integrase → MAREGSTFKRCSCRHPQTGKPLGTACPKLKRPDGRWNPGHGSWGYQIELPPTTTGRRRQARRTGLGSQDAARQELDHIKDLLGLAHGEEHTAARIADLIKEALNRHRPLPGTEEVRARTSAGAAHRDRIPTVAEWLDEWLAGKRKLADSTRLSYQGHITNHLAPHIGWVRLDKLAVGHLQAMFDAIEETNAHIRACRASSDPRLRASVRGRRVVSLSTQHRIRATLRSALSTALARPDLPVQFNVASHLELDAAPRPKPVVWTPERLKRYRATGTVPARVMVWTPEQTAAFLERALRHRLYALFHLVAFKGLRRGEAVALGYDDLDLSAGTADISRQTVQLGWKTITTQPKTAAGIRTITLDTETVKVLKAWRNRHHRERLAAGDCWSDTGLVFTHPDGTALQPSWVSDQFTRLAAEADLPPITLHGLRHGAASLSLAAGVDVKVVSAELGHSTTYFTQDTYQTVFPEVARAAAEATAALVPLRRAPSAPRSRG, encoded by the coding sequence ATGGCCCGCGAAGGATCGACCTTCAAACGCTGCTCCTGCCGCCACCCCCAGACCGGCAAACCGCTCGGCACCGCCTGCCCCAAACTCAAAAGGCCCGACGGGCGGTGGAACCCCGGCCACGGCAGTTGGGGCTACCAGATCGAACTGCCGCCCACCACGACCGGCAGGCGCAGGCAGGCCCGCCGCACCGGGCTGGGCTCCCAAGACGCCGCACGCCAGGAACTGGACCACATCAAAGACCTCCTCGGCCTGGCTCACGGCGAAGAGCACACCGCCGCCCGCATCGCCGACCTCATCAAAGAAGCACTGAACCGCCATCGGCCCCTGCCCGGGACGGAGGAGGTGCGCGCCCGCACCAGCGCGGGCGCCGCCCACCGCGACCGCATCCCCACCGTCGCCGAATGGCTGGACGAATGGCTCGCGGGAAAAAGGAAACTCGCCGACTCCACCCGCCTGTCCTACCAGGGCCACATCACCAACCACCTCGCCCCCCACATCGGGTGGGTGCGCCTGGACAAACTCGCGGTGGGCCACCTGCAGGCCATGTTCGACGCCATTGAGGAGACCAACGCCCACATACGCGCCTGCCGTGCCTCGTCCGATCCCCGCCTGCGGGCCTCGGTGCGGGGCAGGCGCGTTGTCTCCCTGTCCACCCAGCACCGCATCCGCGCCACGTTGCGCAGCGCCCTGAGCACCGCGCTGGCCCGCCCCGACCTTCCAGTGCAGTTCAACGTGGCCTCCCACCTGGAACTGGACGCCGCCCCGCGCCCCAAACCGGTGGTGTGGACGCCCGAGCGCCTCAAGCGCTACCGCGCAACCGGGACCGTGCCCGCACGGGTGATGGTGTGGACCCCCGAGCAGACCGCCGCCTTCTTGGAGCGCGCGCTGCGCCACCGGCTCTACGCCCTGTTCCACCTCGTCGCGTTCAAAGGGCTCCGCCGCGGAGAAGCCGTCGCCTTGGGCTATGACGATCTCGACCTGTCCGCCGGCACCGCCGACATCTCCCGCCAGACCGTCCAACTCGGCTGGAAGACCATCACCACCCAGCCCAAGACCGCCGCCGGAATCCGCACCATCACCCTGGACACCGAAACCGTGAAGGTGCTCAAAGCCTGGCGCAACCGCCACCACCGCGAGCGGCTCGCGGCAGGTGACTGCTGGAGTGACACCGGTCTGGTCTTCACCCACCCCGACGGCACCGCCCTGCAGCCCTCATGGGTGAGCGACCAGTTCACCCGCCTCGCCGCCGAGGCCGACCTGCCGCCCATCACCCTGCACGGCCTGCGCCACGGCGCCGCCTCACTCAGCCTGGCCGCCGGGGTCGACGTGAAGGTGGTCTCGGCCGAACTCGGCCACTCCACCACCTACTTCACCCAGGACACCTACCAGACCGTGTTCCCGGAGGTCGCGCGGGCTGCCGCCGAGGCCACCGCCGCGTTGGTCCCCCTGCGCCGCGCCCCATCGGCGCCCCGCAGCCGGGGCTGA